The genome window CCTTCTCGGCTTCATCGCCGGCTTTCCAGCGGGAGCGATCGAGGTGTACGGCTCTGGTTACTCGAAGGCGTTCGTCAGGAAAACCGGCGTCCTGATCCGTGGGACGCCGATCCTGGTGATCATGATATTCACCTATTTCGTGTTACCGATCGAGATCGTCCTCGTGGCTGCCGAACTCGGGCTGCGAGCGCTCGAGTTCGTGCTCGGGCCGACGCCGGTCGCCGTCCCGACGGACGTCCCCGAGGCGTTCATCGCGGCGACGATCGCGCTGGGCTTTCGGAGTGCGGCTTACCAGTCTCAGATCTTCCGTGGCGCACTCCAGAGCGTCGACGACGGGCAGATGGAAGCCGCCCGTTCGATCGGCATGAGCCGACTCGAGGCGATCCGACACGTGATGGTCCCACAGGCGATGCGTCGGAGCGTCCCTGGCTTTCAAAACGAGTTCACCATCGTCTTGAAAGACACGTCGATCGCGTTCGCGATCGGCCTCGGCGAGTTGTTAAAGCGCAGCCACGACCTCTTTATTCAGGAGACGACCGCCGTACTGGAGGTAATTATCTTCATCAGCCTGATCTACTTCGTGCTGACGTTCGGTACGAATCGGCTGCTCGATTACCTGAGTTACAGATTTGCGATTCCGGGTGAGTCAACGTGACCGATACCGAGACGACTACCGAGTCGACCGACGTGAAGCATCGTTCCCAGTCGCTGTTGCGGATCGAGGACGTCTATAAGTCCTACGGCGACGAGCGCGTCCTCCGTGGCGTCTCCCTCGAGATCGACCGCGGTGACGTCGAGGTGCTCGTCGGCCCGTCCGGCTCGGGCAAATCGACCCTACTTCGGTGTCTCAACCGACTGACCGAGGTCAACGATGGCCAGATCTATCTCGGTGACCTCGAGGTGACCGGCGAGACGAACGCCGACGAGATCCGCCAGCAGATCGGCATGGTGTTCCAGGACATCAACCTGTTTGCCCACCTCACGGCGCGCAAGAACATCATGCTCGGCCTCCAGAAGGTCCGCGGGATGGACAAAGAGGACGCGCGCGACCGCGCGGACGCCGAACTCGCACGGGTCGGGCTGGCCGATCAGGCGGAGTCGTATCCGGCCCAACTCTCCGGCGGACAGAAACAGCGCGTCGGTATCGCCCGCGCGCTCGCGATGGACCCCGAAGTGATGCTGTTCGACGAGCCGACGAGCGCACTCGATCCCGAACTCAGTAACGAGGTGCTTGCAGTCATGCGCGAACTCGTCGCCGAGGGAATGACGATGGTCGTCGTTACCCACGAGATGCGCTTCGCTCGCGGAGCCGCCTCGAGTATTTCCTTCCTCGAAAACGGCGAGATCGTCGAACGCGGCTCGCCCGATCGAATGTTCGACGACCCGACCCACGAGCGAACGAAACGCTTCTTCGAGAGCATCAGCCATGAGTGACGCCCGTCCCTGCGAGGGGTCCAGTTTCCGTCGCGGAGGTGTCCGTGCGTAAATGAGCGTCTCGAAAGGGCTCGGTCTCGAGCGACTGCGCGCCTCGAGCATCAGCGGCGAGCGACAGGTCTTGTTCGCAGCCCTCGCCGTCTTTTGGGCCTGGCTGCTCGTTCGCTGGGTGTACGACTTTACGCTCGGTCGGTGGGGCGTCGGTCCCGGTGCAGGCGAGAACTTCATCTCACCCGCGCCGGTCGAGGCCGTCGCCGCGACGCTCGAGGGCTCGGTCGTCGCCCTCGGCCCCGTTCGGCTGCCGGTCGACTGGCTCGCCGCACTCGTCGATGGCGTCGCCCTCGCGATCGACATCGGCCCTGCGTTAGCGACCGGTGCGTGGTATACGGTCGTCATCACGTCGGTTGCGATCGTTCTCGGCTTCTTCATCGCCGTTCCGATGGCGGTGCTACGCGTCTATGGCGGGCCGTTCCGCTGGGTTTCACTGGCGTATACGGAACTGATCCGGGGGACGCCGCTTCTCGCGCAGCTGTTCGTCCTCTACTATACCCCGTATTTAGCGATCTGGCTCAACGACATGGAAACCGTCGGACAGGGGTTCGTTCCCGATTACGCCTTCTGGATCGCCATCATCGGCTTTACGATCAACGGCTCGGCGTATCAGGCCGAGTACATCCGCGGCGCACTCGAGAGCGTCGACGAGGGCCAACTCACGGCGGCCCGCGCACTCGGCCTCTCGAAACTCGAGGGCATCCGACACGTCGTGTTGCCCCAGACGCTGCGGTATGCCATCCCGGCGTGGACGAACGAACTCGTCTACCTGATCAAGTACTCCTCGCTGGCGGGCTTTATCACCGTCCCGGAGCTGTACTACCGTGCGAGTCGAATCGCCTCCTCGACGTTCGAGTACACCCCGATCTTCACGCTGCTCGCGCTGGTGTACATCGGCATCGTCCTGTCGGCGACCGAACTCATGAGCGACGTCGAACGGCGCGTCTCCGTTCCCGGCATTGGCGGCGCTGACGGTCGCCAGCAAGGCGGGACAGAGTAGCGTCGACTCGAGGCGACGCTCAGTTCGTCGTCGACTTCGACGTGTTGTCGGGCTCCGGCGGCGGTTCGACACCCTCGATCGCCTCGGCCGCATCGGTGTCTTTCTCGACCTCGACGTGCCAGCGGTCGACCTCGTCTTCGTACTCCGCGAGCAATGCCGAGATGTCGTCTTTCAACACGTCGTCGTTGACGTTGACCTCGAAGACGAACCCCTCGCCGTTGTCCACGCCGCGGGTCGACTGCTGGATGTTCGCGCTGACGAGTTCGTTGTCGAAGTAGTACGGTGCGAGCTGGGTCATCACGTTCTGGTAGACGGTGTCCTCGACGCGTCGCAACGCTTTTCGACCCGCCGAGTCGGCGGCCCGCGCGACGTAGTCGATCGACTCTTTCCAGTTGTCGACGGCCGCCCCGGTGTCGTCTTCCTCGAGTTGTTCGTAGGACTCCGAGAGCTTCTCGCCGGCGGTCTTGATGTCTTCGTCGGGCCGTTTACCCGCCTTCTCACCTTTGCCTTCCTCGACGTGGGCCTGCTCTGCGGTCTTCTCGTTGACGTCTCTCTCGAGAGTTTCGTGGGCTTTCGGTCGCCACTCGTCCCATTCATCGAACGCGCGGGCGAACCTGGCGTCGTGATCGCCGTCGGGGTCGTGAACGCCGGCGTCGCGGAGCGCGTGCGTGATACGTTCGCCGTGTTCGACGACGTCGCCCCAGTCGCCGCGAACCTTGAACCCCGAGATACTCTCTTCCATTCGACTGGCGCGGTGGTAAGGCGTCGACCGCTATAAACTTCGTTGCTCCGACGAAAAGCGCCGCCCTCCCAGATCTTAGCCGATCGATCCCGTCGGTCGCTCACCTGTTCTCACAGGCCGTGCTCGCTCGACGCGCCACTGCCCTGGCTCAGAAGCGACTCACAGCTGTGTTGAATCGGTCGCCGATGCTCGAATCCGTCGCGAATCGGGGCTCCCATGAGCCGTGTCCCACTCGCCGACCGAGAGAGTAACACGCACTCGACGCGGACCGATACCATCAACTGCACAGCCCGTGGCGGTTATCGTATGCCGATCGAAGACCGGGATAACGCCTATCTCGTTACCCACGCACTGGCCAAGGACACCCTCTCGCGGCTGCGAGACGTCGAGACGGAACAGGTAAGCTTCCGCAAAGGACTCGTCAAGCTCGGGCGCATCTGTGGCTACGAGATCATCGACGGCCGCATGGAGACTGAGTACGTCGAAATCGACACCCCGCTCGAGGAGACTATGGGCGAGCGCGTGAAGGGACTCGACGACGTCGTCATCATCAACGTCCTGCGCGCGGCGACGCCGTTCGTCGAGGGGCTGTTGAAAGCGTTCCCGCGGGCCCGACAGGGCGTCATCAGCGCGAGCCGCGACGAGGAAGCTGGCCGCGACGAAGACGGTTCGTTCCCCATCACCGTCGACTACGTGAAACTGCCCGAGATCACCGAAGACGACACCGTCATCGTCGCCGACCCGATGCTCGCGACGGGCTCGACGATGGGGACGGTTCTCGAGCACGTCATCGAAAACTCCCCCGAACCCGAACACCTGATCGTCCTCTCGGCGGTCTCAGCGCCTGAAGGGTTGCTTCGCGTCAGCGAGGAGGTTCCCGAGGCCGACCTGCTGACGGTCTCGATCGACGACCGACTCGACGACGACGGCTTCATCGTCCCCGGACTGGGCGACGCCGGCGACCGCGCGTTCCGAACGACCTGATCCGACTCCCTTCTCGGCGACGGGCATCGGCGCTCGAACGGACACAGACGGACTCCCACAGCCAAGGCAACCCGCAGCGACGTGTCGATCACTCCTCGTTCTCACTCGGCGCGCTCGAGAGTCCCGCGTTCTGCTCGCGCTCGAGGGCTGGCAGCGCGTCGTGGTACGCGGAGTAGCCGTCGAACCAGCGGACGATGCGCTCGAGTCGGTCGACGACGTGGGCGGGTTCGCCGGATCGGGAGAGTTCGTGGCCCTCGCGTGGGTAGCGGACGAGCCGGGTGTCGACGCCGTGTTTCTGCAGGCCGAGGTAGAACAGTTCGGCGGTGTTCGCGGGCGTCCGGAAGTCCCGATCCGAGTGGAGCACGAGCGTCGGTGTGTCGACCTCGGGGACGTGGGCGACCGGCGACTGCTCCCAGAGGAACGCGGGTTCTTCCCAGGGCGTCGTGGCGAAATCGCCCTCGAGGAGGTGGAAGGCGTCGGTCGAGCCGTAGAAGCCGGTGAGGCCGTAGACGCCGCGCTGAGAGACGGCCGCGGTGAAGCGGTCGGTGTGGCCGACGGCCCAGGCGGTCATGAACCCGCCGAAGCTGCCGCCGGTGACGAACACTTCCGCTTCGTCGACGTACTCGCGTTTGCACACTTTATCGACGCCGGCGAGCACGTCGGTCAGCGTCACCTCGCCCCAGTCGCGCTCGATTGCCATCGCGTGGTCTTCGCCGTAGCCGGTCGAGCCTCGTGGGTTACACCAGAAGACGACGTAGCCGCGAGCGGCGAGCGTCTGGAACTCGTGCCACATCGTCCCCGACGTCGTCCACTGGGCGTGGGGACCGCCGTGGATTTCGACGACGAGCGGGTAGCGTTCGTCGGTGTCGTCGGCGTCGAACGTCGGCGGCGTCAACAGCCAGCCCTGGATCGATTCGCCCTCGCTTTCGAATCTGATCTCTTCGGGCTGGCGCACTGCTCGCTCCGAGAGGTACCCGTCGTTGATCCGGGTCAGCCGGTGGACCTCGTTGCCTCCGCGGGTCGTGACGAAGACGTCGCCGGGATGGTCCCACTCGCTCTGGACGTACGCGACCGCGTTCTCGCCGACCGAAACCTCCTCGACGGTCGCGCCGTCGCCGTAGATCCGCCGTGGCTCCGCGCTCGCGTCGGCCGGGACGGCCCAGCACACCTGCGACCCTTCATCAGGCGTCAGGAAATACAGCTCCTCGCCGTCGGGCGTCCACTCGACGCCGACGCCGCGGGCGATGGTCCGATCGAGCGGGTCGGTCGGCGTCACTTCCGCGTCCGTCTCGGGATCGTAGACGCGAATGTCCGTCTGGCGCATCGATGCCTGCTCCTCGGGGGTGTACTCGAACGCGACCCGGCCGTCTTCCGTCGCCGCCAGCGAGTTTGGGCCGAGCCAGCCGGTCGTCTCGGTCACTGCTTCGACGTCGCCCGTCTCGAGGTCGTGGGCCAGCACCGCATAGCGCAGCGAGTGGTCGGGCTCTTCGCCGACCTTGCTTGCATAGTAGACCGTCCCGTCGTCACCCCACGTCGGCGCGATGTGGTCTGCGTCGCCGTCGGTCAGACGGGTGATCGACCGGTCCGCGGCCTCGGCGTCATCGTCCGAACTCGAGTCACTTCCCTCGGGACCCTCCTCGAGCGCCGCCGCAACGTCCAGCACGTAGACGTGGCTCCGTCGGCCGTCGAAGTATTCCGTGGCGGCACGGTAGATCGAGCGGTCGATCACGCGCGGATCGGGTGTTTCGAACTCGTAGTCGGGGTCGACCGCGTAGTCGCGACCGTCCTCGCGGTCCGCGGCAGTGACCGACTGGCTGAAACAGAGCTGCGAGCCGTCGGGGCTCCACTCGAGGCTCCCAACGCCGCCGACGACCTGAGTTAGTTGGTGAGCCTCGCCACCGTCGGTCGGCAGGAGCCAGACCTGCTCGCGGTCGCCTGCGCCGCGCGTGCTTACGAAGGCCAAGAGGTCGCCGTCTGGACTCCAACGGGGCTGGCTGTCGACGCCGTCGTTGGCCGTAAACTGCCTTGTCTCGTCGCCGCCGACGGGGACGACGTGGACCGTTGCGGTGTACGAGTCGTCGTCGGGTCGACGACGGACGAATGCGATGCGGTCGCCCTCGGGTGACAGCTGGGGGTCCTCGGCGTGGACGAGGTCGTGGTAGTCGCGTGCTTGGATCTCGTTCATACTCGATAGAAACATCGACTGGGTGAAATGACTTCTGTCGCACTGATCCGGCGTCGCCGCGACGAGGGCACGGCTATCTCACCGTCGACAACGGTGGTGGCTGGCTGCCAAACCACATATGCCTGGTACATTTTCTTACAGACAGACGAGCGGTGATCGCGTTCTTCCTCCCGCTGAACAAGGTACTCGTCCCGTTCGCGTTCGTCTTCTCACAGGGTATCCTGCTCCACCGCGACGGCGCGGTTGTCTCCGTTTTCCTGATGGTGCCGGAGATCCCGCTGTTGATCGCCGAGGGTCTGCTCGCGATGGCCGGTGTTCCCTCGGCGCTGACGATCTTCGCGGTCACCTTCCCGCTGCGGCTGGTCGGCCTGGCGATTCTCGTCGGGCTCACTTACCAGAACCGCTCACGCACACCGGAACCGACCGGTGAACCCGCTGCTCCCGCGGCCAGCGACGCCTGAGTGCTCGCACTCCCCGTTCTCACTCCGCTCGGTTTATCCGCGGCCACTGCCACCCGTCGGCCTGAACGATCCCCAGGAGCTTTCGTCGGCGGTCATCGAGATCATCGGTCGCGTCCGCAAACGCCTCGTCCTCGACTGTTGGCACGCCCCGCTCGCGCAGTTGCTCGAGGTCCGGCTCCGGCGGCACGTCTTCGGCCGGCTCGATGAACGCCGTATCCAGCGTCTCGAGATAGCTGTCGACGCTCGAGCGGGCGTCTGCGACCAGCGTCGGATTCGGTGCCGCGTCGTCGGGAATCCCGTGGCGATAACACGTCAGTGCTTCGTCAAGGATTGGAACGGCAACCGCTGATGCCCGGTCGCTTCCCTCGCTGTGGTAGTAGTGGAGGATCGGGTAGGACTTGTGCTGGTCGGCGAGCACCGAGAGGTCGTCGGCCATCGACTCGAGGGGCAACTCGAGGCCACGAAACTCCTCGTCGCTCCAGGAGGTCGCAACGAAGGCTTCGGGCCGCTCGCCGAGGCCGGTGACGTCGCTGGCGAACGACCGTTTCTGTGAGACGGCACCCAGCACTGACAGCAGATACGAGACCGCGAGCGTGACGAAGGCCATCCCGGTCGCCGTCGTGAACGCGCTGGCGATTTCCCAGGTGCCCGTCGTGGGCGTGTAGTCGCCGTTGCCGTTCGTGAACATCGTGTACGCGACGTAGTAGAACCGGCCGGTCCAGTCCGCTGGCTGGCCAGTGTGTGCACTGACCAGCGCCGTCGAGCCGCCGGCGAACAACAGCGTCCAGCCGACCCAGAGCAGGCCGATCCACGTCGCGAGCGTCGCTGCGAGGATGAGCGGGCCGGCAAGCGAGAGCGCCCGCGAGCGATTCTTTCGTATTCGACGGAGACCCCGCCAGATACCGGTCGTCAGGCGACCCGAGATCGGCCCGGAGCCGCCGTCGACCCACAGCGTCGTCCAGAGAAGGTCCACGACGACGAGAACGAGGATGACGATACCCGCGACGAGAAAAACCGGTTGCATGTGACAGGCATTCGCCGCGAACGACCGTTAACGATCGGCCGGCGAATCCGTCGACCGATATCGATCGAAGAGTATCCCGTTCGCTGACTATGCCGGCGAACCGGTCGGTAGAGATCGACGATGGATCGAGAACGCGGCGTCAACCGGACGTCGCTCGAGCGACGCGGGTGGACGATTACTCGAGCAGACCGAGGTCTTCGAGTCGAGAGACGATCTTGTCGACGGCGTGTTCGGCGTCTTTGGGCTTCTTGCCGCCCGTGATGACGA of Natrarchaeobaculum sulfurireducens contains these proteins:
- a CDS encoding amino acid ABC transporter permease; protein product: MLGALVEPSVAALAVSLSALLDPSVSVSIADAIQPAFLEGFVSTYLGDDWQFVYRNADYLLWGAGVTVLLTLTSILLGFIAGFPAGAIEVYGSGYSKAFVRKTGVLIRGTPILVIMIFTYFVLPIEIVLVAAELGLRALEFVLGPTPVAVPTDVPEAFIAATIALGFRSAAYQSQIFRGALQSVDDGQMEAARSIGMSRLEAIRHVMVPQAMRRSVPGFQNEFTIVLKDTSIAFAIGLGELLKRSHDLFIQETTAVLEVIIFISLIYFVLTFGTNRLLDYLSYRFAIPGEST
- a CDS encoding amino acid ABC transporter ATP-binding protein; translated protein: MTDTETTTESTDVKHRSQSLLRIEDVYKSYGDERVLRGVSLEIDRGDVEVLVGPSGSGKSTLLRCLNRLTEVNDGQIYLGDLEVTGETNADEIRQQIGMVFQDINLFAHLTARKNIMLGLQKVRGMDKEDARDRADAELARVGLADQAESYPAQLSGGQKQRVGIARALAMDPEVMLFDEPTSALDPELSNEVLAVMRELVAEGMTMVVVTHEMRFARGAASSISFLENGEIVERGSPDRMFDDPTHERTKRFFESISHE
- a CDS encoding amino acid ABC transporter permease — protein: MSVSKGLGLERLRASSISGERQVLFAALAVFWAWLLVRWVYDFTLGRWGVGPGAGENFISPAPVEAVAATLEGSVVALGPVRLPVDWLAALVDGVALAIDIGPALATGAWYTVVITSVAIVLGFFIAVPMAVLRVYGGPFRWVSLAYTELIRGTPLLAQLFVLYYTPYLAIWLNDMETVGQGFVPDYAFWIAIIGFTINGSAYQAEYIRGALESVDEGQLTAARALGLSKLEGIRHVVLPQTLRYAIPAWTNELVYLIKYSSLAGFITVPELYYRASRIASSTFEYTPIFTLLALVYIGIVLSATELMSDVERRVSVPGIGGADGRQQGGTE
- a CDS encoding DUF5828 family protein, whose translation is MEESISGFKVRGDWGDVVEHGERITHALRDAGVHDPDGDHDARFARAFDEWDEWRPKAHETLERDVNEKTAEQAHVEEGKGEKAGKRPDEDIKTAGEKLSESYEQLEEDDTGAAVDNWKESIDYVARAADSAGRKALRRVEDTVYQNVMTQLAPYYFDNELVSANIQQSTRGVDNGEGFVFEVNVNDDVLKDDISALLAEYEDEVDRWHVEVEKDTDAAEAIEGVEPPPEPDNTSKSTTN
- the upp gene encoding uracil phosphoribosyltransferase is translated as MPIEDRDNAYLVTHALAKDTLSRLRDVETEQVSFRKGLVKLGRICGYEIIDGRMETEYVEIDTPLEETMGERVKGLDDVVIINVLRAATPFVEGLLKAFPRARQGVISASRDEEAGRDEDGSFPITVDYVKLPEITEDDTVIVADPMLATGSTMGTVLEHVIENSPEPEHLIVLSAVSAPEGLLRVSEEVPEADLLTVSIDDRLDDDGFIVPGLGDAGDRAFRTT
- a CDS encoding S9 family peptidase, which encodes MNEIQARDYHDLVHAEDPQLSPEGDRIAFVRRRPDDDSYTATVHVVPVGGDETRQFTANDGVDSQPRWSPDGDLLAFVSTRGAGDREQVWLLPTDGGEAHQLTQVVGGVGSLEWSPDGSQLCFSQSVTAADREDGRDYAVDPDYEFETPDPRVIDRSIYRAATEYFDGRRSHVYVLDVAAALEEGPEGSDSSSDDDAEAADRSITRLTDGDADHIAPTWGDDGTVYYASKVGEEPDHSLRYAVLAHDLETGDVEAVTETTGWLGPNSLAATEDGRVAFEYTPEEQASMRQTDIRVYDPETDAEVTPTDPLDRTIARGVGVEWTPDGEELYFLTPDEGSQVCWAVPADASAEPRRIYGDGATVEEVSVGENAVAYVQSEWDHPGDVFVTTRGGNEVHRLTRINDGYLSERAVRQPEEIRFESEGESIQGWLLTPPTFDADDTDERYPLVVEIHGGPHAQWTTSGTMWHEFQTLAARGYVVFWCNPRGSTGYGEDHAMAIERDWGEVTLTDVLAGVDKVCKREYVDEAEVFVTGGSFGGFMTAWAVGHTDRFTAAVSQRGVYGLTGFYGSTDAFHLLEGDFATTPWEEPAFLWEQSPVAHVPEVDTPTLVLHSDRDFRTPANTAELFYLGLQKHGVDTRLVRYPREGHELSRSGEPAHVVDRLERIVRWFDGYSAYHDALPALEREQNAGLSSAPSENEE
- a CDS encoding potassium channel family protein codes for the protein MQPVFLVAGIVILVLVVVDLLWTTLWVDGGSGPISGRLTTGIWRGLRRIRKNRSRALSLAGPLILAATLATWIGLLWVGWTLLFAGGSTALVSAHTGQPADWTGRFYYVAYTMFTNGNGDYTPTTGTWEIASAFTTATGMAFVTLAVSYLLSVLGAVSQKRSFASDVTGLGERPEAFVATSWSDEEFRGLELPLESMADDLSVLADQHKSYPILHYYHSEGSDRASAVAVPILDEALTCYRHGIPDDAAPNPTLVADARSSVDSYLETLDTAFIEPAEDVPPEPDLEQLRERGVPTVEDEAFADATDDLDDRRRKLLGIVQADGWQWPRINRAE